A window of the Sciurus carolinensis chromosome 19 unlocalized genomic scaffold, mSciCar1.2 SUPER_34, whole genome shotgun sequence genome harbors these coding sequences:
- the LOC124973466 gene encoding olfactory receptor 2L13-like has protein sequence MEKWNQTSNDFILLGLLPQNQTGLLLLLLIIFVFVLACLGNSGMTVLIFLDPRLHTPMYFLLSQLSLMDLMYISTTVPKMAINFLSGQNSISFLGCGVQMFFFVTIACSEGLLLASMAYDRFVAICHPLHYPIHMSKIRCLKMIIGTWTLGSIHSLVHTIYALHLPYCKSRAINHFFCEVPTMLPLVCMNTWVYEYTIFGSTVVFLLLPFLGITASYGRVLFAVFHMRSKEGRKKAFTTCSTHLTVVTFYYAPFVYTYLRPRSLRSPTEDKSLAVFYTILTPMLNPIIYSLRNKEVLGAMRRVCGMFSSRKT, from the coding sequence atggagaaatggaaccaaacttcaaatgatttcattttgttgGGGTTGTTACCCCAAAACCAAACTGGTCTACTTCTCTTGCTCCTGATCATCTTTGTGTTTGTCCTCGCCTGTTTGGGGAACTCAGGAATGACTGTCCTCATATTCTTGGACCCCCggctccacacccccatgtactttctCCTCAGCCAGCTGTCCCTCATGGACCTGATGTACATCTCCACCACAGTGCCCAAGATGGCCATCAACTTCCTGTCTGGACAGAACAGCATTTCCTTCCTGGGCTGTGGTGTGCAAATGTTCTTCTTTGTAACCATTGCATGTTCTGAGGGCTTACTCCTGGCCTCCATGGCCTATGAtcgctttgtggccatctgccaccccctcCACTACCCCATCCATATGAGTAAAATAAGGTGTTTGAAGATGATCATTGGAACATGGACACTGGGCTCCATTCACTCTCTGGTGCACACCATCTATGCTCTTCATCTTCCTTACTGCAAATCCCGGGCCATCAATCATTTTTTCTGTGAGGTTCCAACCATGTTGCCTCTGGTGTGTATGAACACCTGGGTCTACGAGTACACAATTTTTGGGAGCACAGTTGTGTTTCTCCTTCTTCCATTCCTTGGGATTACTGCCTCCTATGGACGGGTCCTGTTTGCTGTCTTTCACATGCGctcaaaagagggaaggaaaaaggccTTCACCACGTGCTCCACACATTTGACTGTGGTGACCTTTTACTATGCACCTTTTGTCTACACGTATCTCCGGCCCAGGAGTCTCCGCTCACCAACAGAGGATAAGAGCCTGGCTGTCTTCTACACCATCCTCACCCCCATGCTCAACCCCATCATCTACAGCTTGAGGAACAAGGAGGTCCTGGGGGCCATGCGAAGAGTGTGTGGGATGTTCTCCTCCAGGAAGACATGA